One stretch of Nicotiana tabacum cultivar K326 chromosome 18, ASM71507v2, whole genome shotgun sequence DNA includes these proteins:
- the LOC107826338 gene encoding pentatricopeptide repeat-containing protein At4g37170-like, whose product MRANLRASLKLVTSSSPNNHSLCTVRSFSTAKTTTHLKEKTFFESSNKDQLIKRLCKENKFNEALQILCEQRRLKEAIQLLERHETRPSATAFSTLLRMCTENGALDEGKRVHRSMKCSGFRPGVVLSNRILNFYCKCDKPYDAHDLFVEMSERDLCSWNIMVSGFANLGLIDEARKLFDEMPEKDNFSWTAMISGYVRHNKPECALELYRVMQRDEDFKCNKFTISSALAASASIQSLRLGKEIHGHIVRTGLDSDAVVWSALSDMYGKCGSVDEARHIFDRTKDKDVVSWTAMIDRYFGDGRWEEGYLLFSHLMESGIRPNDFTFAGVLNACAHQTTEHLGKQVHGYMMRIGFDPCSFAASTLVHMYAKCGSVDSAYKVFKRLLRPDVVSWTSLINGYAQNGQPNEALRLFDLLLKSGTQPDHITFVGVLSACTHAGLVDEGLEYFYSIKNKHRLTHTSDHYACVVDLLSRFGRFKEAEEIISQMPMKPDKFLWASLLGGCRVHGNVELAKKAAEALFEIEPENAATYVTIANIYATAGKWTEVAKIRQVMEEKGVVKKPGISWINLQRKVYVFLVGDKSHPRSKEIYDFLGELWRRMKEEGYVPDIDNVLHDVEEEQKEQNLSYHSEKLAVAFGIIATPPGTQIKVFKNLRTCVDCHTAIKYISQIEKRRIIVRDSSRFHCFEGGSCSCKDYW is encoded by the coding sequence ATGAGAGCAAATCTTAGAGCATCACTGAAGCTTGTAACTTCTTCTTCACCTAATAATCATTCACTATGTACTGTTCGATCTTTTTCTACAGCAAAAACAACAACCCATTTGAAAGAGAAGACCTTTTTCGAATCCTCAAACAAAGACCAACTGATTAAGCGGTTATGTAAAGAAAACAAATTCAACGAAGCCCTTCAAATTCTTTGCGAGCAAAGGCGTTTAAAAGAAGCCATTCAATTGCTCGAACGTCACGAAACCCGTCCTTCAGCTACAGCTTTTTCGACCCTTTTGCGAATGTGTACAGAAAATGGGGCTCTTGACGAAGGAAAGAGAGTTCATAGGAGTATGAAATGTTCAGGTTTTAGACCTGGGGTTGTATTATCTAATCGGATTCTTAATTTTTATTGCAAATGTGATAAACCTTATGATGCACACGACCTGTTTGTTGAAATGTCTGAGAGAGATTTGTGTTCTTGGAATATTATGGTCTCTGGGTTTGCTAATTTGGGTTTGATTGATGAAGCTAGGAAGTTGTTCGATGAAATGCCCGAGAAGGATAACTTTTCTTGGACCGCGATGATCTCGGGTTATGTGAGGCATAATAAGCCTGAATGTGCATTGGAATTGTATAGAGTGATGCAGAGGGATGAGGATTTTAAGTGTAATAAATTTACGATCTCGAGTGCTCTTGCTGCTTCTGCTTCTATTCAGTCTTTACGTTTGGGAAAGGAGATTCATGGTCATATTGTGAGAACTGGGTTGGATTCTGATGCAGTTGTTTGGAGTGCGTTGAGTGATATGTATGGAAAATGTGGTAGCGTGGACGAAGCTAGGCATATTTTTGATAGGACTAAAGATAAGGATGTTGTTTCGTGGACAGCTATGATTGATAGGTACTTTGGAGATGGGAGGTGGGAGGAAGGTTATTTGCTGTTTTCACATTTGATGGAGTCGGGGATTAGGCCTAATGATTTTACTTTTGCTGGAGTTTTGAATGCGTGTGCGCACCAAACGACAGAGCATTTGGGAAAACAAGTACATGGGTACATGATGCGTATTGGCTTTGATCCTTGTTCGTTTGCAGCAAGTACCTTAGTTCATATGTACGCCAAATGTGGGAGTGTAGATAGTGCGTATAAGGTATTTAAGCGGCTCCTAAGGCCCGATGTAGTTTCTTGGACCTCATTGATTAATGGTTATGCTCAAAATGGCCAACCTAATGAAGCTCTTCGGTTGTTTGACTTGTTGCTTAAATCTGGTACTCAGCCTGATCATATTACTTTTGTTGGCGTTCTTTCTGCTTGCACTCATGCAGGTTTAGTTGATGAAGGGCTTGAATATTTTTACTCAATAAAGAACAAGCATCGTCTAACCCATACTTCAGACCACTATGCTTGTGTGGTTGATCTCCTGAGCCGATTTGGCAGATTTAAGGAGGCTGAAGAGATTATTAGTCAGATGCCAATGAAGCCTGATAAGTTTTTGTGGGCTTCCTTGCTTGGAGGATGCAGAGTCCATGGAAATGTTGAACTAGCAAAGAAAGCTGCTGAAGCATTATTTGAAATTGAGCCCGAGAACGCAGCTACTTATGTTACCATTGCAAACATATATGCCACTGCTGGAAAATGGACTGAAGTGGCAAAAATCAGACAAGTCATGGAAGAGAAAGGTGTGGTGAAGAAGCCAGGTATAAGTTGGATTAATTTGCAGAGAAAAGTCTACGTTTTCTTGGTCGGTGATAAATCACATCCTAGGTCAAAGGAAATATATGACTTTTTAGGGGAGCTGTGGAGGAGAATGAAAGAAGAGGGATATGTCCCTGACATAGACAATGTGCTGCATGATGTGGAAGAGGAACAGAAAGAGCAAAATCTCTCCTATCACAGTGAAAAACTTGCAGTCGCCTTTGGAATTATTGCTACTCCACCTGGGACACAGATAAAGGTTTTTAAGAATCTACGGACTTGCGTTGACTGTCACACTGCGATCAAATATATCTCTCAAATTGAAAAGAGAAGAATTATTGTGCGGGATTCCAGTCGGTTTCACTGTTTTGAGGGTGGGAGTTGTTCGTGCAAGGACTATTGGTGA